In one Cervus elaphus chromosome 9, mCerEla1.1, whole genome shotgun sequence genomic region, the following are encoded:
- the ODF3L2 gene encoding outer dense fiber protein 3-like protein 2, translated as MGTLTCDPAPQLTPAPLGRRTTDCQIPETSLRRTCGVATLEHGSGPGLYALPSTVGYINHDCTRVAGPAYSLFRRPIEAPPQETSPGPVYFLDSKVTRFGRSCTPAYSMQGRGKSPGLEVTPGPGAYSPEKVAPMRQRTPPAFTLGSRLCPRPLNTSAPAPNTYTLPSLWGSQVFTKPSSPSYTVAGRTPPARPPQDPAEIPGPGQYDSPDPNAYRQRRPAFTMLGRPRAPRPPDETPGPGSHSPEQVTVTKARAPAFTMGIRHSKRATTMATDTAP; from the exons ATGGGGACCCTCACCTGCGACCCGGCTCCACAGCTGACCCCGGCGCCTCTGGGCCGGCGGACCACTGACTGTCAGATCCCGGAGACCAGCCTGAGGAGGACCTGCGGGGTGGCCACCTTGGAGCATG GCTCTGGGCCAGGCTTGTATGCCCTGCCTTCCACCGTTGGCTACATCAACCACGACTGCACCAGGGTAGCCGGTCCTGCCTACTCACTCTTCCGGAGGCCCATTGAGG CACCTCCCCAGGAGACCAGCCCTGGGCCAGTCTACTTCCTGGACTCGAAAGTCACCCGCTTCGGCCGCAGCTGCACCCCTGCCTACTCCATGCAGGGCCGGGGCAAGTCTCCTG GTCTGGAGGTGACACCCGGCCCTGGGGCTTACAGCCCAGAGAAGGTGGCCCCCATGCGCCAGCGGACGCCTCCAGCTTTCACCCTGGGCTCCCGCCTCTGCCCACGGCCCCTGAACACCTcagcccctgcccccaacacCTACACCCTGCCCTCCCTCTGGGGCTCGCAGGTCTTCACCAAGCCCAGCAGCCCCAGCTACACTGTGGCTGGCCGCacgccccccgcccgccccccgcaGGACCCCGCGGAGATACCTGGCCCTGGCCAGTATGACAGCCCGGACCCCAATGCCTACCGTCAGCGCCGGCCGGCCTTCACCATGCTGGGGCGGCCCCGAGCCCCACGGCCCCCAGATGAGACACCCGGCCCTGGCAGCCACAGCCCCGAGCAGGTCACTGTGACCAAGGCCAGGGCCCCGGCATTCACCATGGGCATCCGCCACTCCAAGCGGGCTACCACCATGGCCACAGACACTGCACCCTGA
- the MADCAM1 gene encoding mucosal addressin cell adhesion molecule 1 isoform X1 → MERGRALLLPLLLGLLQPGRGGRLEVDPPESEVAMAVGESRNFTCRMTCADGREASVLWRGLDTSLGAVQSGAGLSVLYVLNASLSAAGIRVCVGSCRDVSLQHRVRLLVFAFPDQLTVSPEAVVPGRDQEVACTAHNVTPAGPDTLSMSLLLGGRELEGVEDFPDVTEEPQEGEDQLFQVTQRWLLPTSETSSLHTLHCQVTMRLPGLELTRHRPIPVLQGLTSPEPPSITSSEPPTMTPAEPSITASLEPTDTTTPEPFVMTPPKPPITTSPELTSTCSPASPGPVSPGPAPRNSSTRPCLPEIHRSSAPGALELLCEVPCGPGMAVHWTQAPGGLEAYETQEAGAQAWLSSRNMLWSGCHPEGWFQCRLDPGGHTTNLYVVPEICSPATSAALWTSSLALGLLLLVFLAYHLRKRCQPTS, encoded by the exons ATGGAGCGAGGCCGCGCCCTTCTGCTTCCCCTTCTTCTGGGGCTGCTCCAGCCGGGCCGCG GTGGGCGGCTGGAAGTGGATCCACCTGAGAGCGAGGTGGCGATGGCCGTGGGCGAGTCGCGAAACTTCACCTGCCGCATGACCTGCGCGGACGGCAGGGAGGCCTCGGTGCTGTGGCGGGGCCTGGACACCAGTCTGGGCGCCGTGCAGTCCGGCGCGGGCCTCAGCGTCCTGTACGTGCTCAACGCCTCGCTGTCTGCGGCGGGGATCCGCGTGTGCGTGGGCTCCTGCCGGGACGTGTCCCTCCAGCACCGCGTGCGGCTCCTGGTGTTTG ccttCCCAGACCAACTGACTGTATCCCCTGAGGCCGTAGTGCCAGGGAGGGACCAGGAGGTGGCCTGCACGGCCCACAACGTCACACCGGCTGGCCCTGACACACTCTCCATGTCCCTGCTCCTGGGGGGTCGGGAACTGGAGGGAGTGGAAGACTTCCCGGACGTGACTGAAGAGCCCCAGGAAGGTGAGGACCAGCTGTTCCAAGTGACCCAGCGCTGGCTGCTGCCCACCTCAGAGACCTCCAGCTTGCACACCCTCCACTGCCAGGTGACCATGAGGCTGCCTGGCCTGGAGCTGACCCGCCACCGGCCCATTCCAG tcctgcaggGCCTGACCTCCCCGGAGCCCCCCAGCATCACCTCCTCAGAGCCCCCCACCATGACCCCCGCAGAGCCCAGCATCACAGCGTCCCTGGAGCCCACTGATACAACCACCCCAGAGCCCTTTGTCATGACGCCCCCGAAGCCCCCCATCACCACCTCCCCCGAGCTGACCTCCACCTGCAGCCCCGCAAGTCCTGGCCCGGTGAGTCCTGGCCCCGCACCCAGGAACAGCTCCACCAGGCCGTGCCTCCCGGAGATCCACCGGTCGTCAGCACCAGGGGCTTTGGAGCTGCTGTGCGAGGTGCCCTGTGGCCCCGGCATGGCCGTGCACTGGACCCAGGCCCCCGGCGGGCTGGAGGCCTACGAGACGCAGGAGGCAGGGGCCCAAGCTTGGCTGAGCAGCAGGAACATGCTGTGGTCCGGGTGCCATCCTGAGGGCTGGTTCCAGTGTCGCCTGGACCCTGGGGGCCACACGACCAACCTCTATGTGGTCCCAGAAATCT GTTCCCCGGCAACGTCGGCTGCCCTGTGGACCAGCAGCTTGGCGCTGGGGCTCCTTCTCCTGGTGTTTCTCGCCTATCACCTGAGGAAACGCTGCCAGCCCACAAGCTGA
- the MADCAM1 gene encoding mucosal addressin cell adhesion molecule 1 isoform X2: MERGRALLLPLLLGLLQPGRGGRLEVDPPESEVAMAVGESRNFTCRMTCADGREASVLWRGLDTSLGAVQSGAGLSVLYVLNASLSAAGIRVCVGSCRDVSLQHRVRLLVFAFPDQLTVSPEAVVPGRDQEVACTAHNVTPAGPDTLSMSLLLGGRELEGVEDFPDVTEEPQEGEDQLFQVTQRWLLPTSETSSLHTLHCQVTMRLPGLELTRHRPIPEPSITASLEPTDTTTPEPFVMTPPKPPITTSPELTSTCSPASPGPVSPGPAPRNSSTRPCLPEIHRSSAPGALELLCEVPCGPGMAVHWTQAPGGLEAYETQEAGAQAWLSSRNMLWSGCHPEGWFQCRLDPGGHTTNLYVVPEICSPATSAALWTSSLALGLLLLVFLAYHLRKRCQPTS, encoded by the exons ATGGAGCGAGGCCGCGCCCTTCTGCTTCCCCTTCTTCTGGGGCTGCTCCAGCCGGGCCGCG GTGGGCGGCTGGAAGTGGATCCACCTGAGAGCGAGGTGGCGATGGCCGTGGGCGAGTCGCGAAACTTCACCTGCCGCATGACCTGCGCGGACGGCAGGGAGGCCTCGGTGCTGTGGCGGGGCCTGGACACCAGTCTGGGCGCCGTGCAGTCCGGCGCGGGCCTCAGCGTCCTGTACGTGCTCAACGCCTCGCTGTCTGCGGCGGGGATCCGCGTGTGCGTGGGCTCCTGCCGGGACGTGTCCCTCCAGCACCGCGTGCGGCTCCTGGTGTTTG ccttCCCAGACCAACTGACTGTATCCCCTGAGGCCGTAGTGCCAGGGAGGGACCAGGAGGTGGCCTGCACGGCCCACAACGTCACACCGGCTGGCCCTGACACACTCTCCATGTCCCTGCTCCTGGGGGGTCGGGAACTGGAGGGAGTGGAAGACTTCCCGGACGTGACTGAAGAGCCCCAGGAAGGTGAGGACCAGCTGTTCCAAGTGACCCAGCGCTGGCTGCTGCCCACCTCAGAGACCTCCAGCTTGCACACCCTCCACTGCCAGGTGACCATGAGGCTGCCTGGCCTGGAGCTGACCCGCCACCGGCCCATTCCAG AGCCCAGCATCACAGCGTCCCTGGAGCCCACTGATACAACCACCCCAGAGCCCTTTGTCATGACGCCCCCGAAGCCCCCCATCACCACCTCCCCCGAGCTGACCTCCACCTGCAGCCCCGCAAGTCCTGGCCCGGTGAGTCCTGGCCCCGCACCCAGGAACAGCTCCACCAGGCCGTGCCTCCCGGAGATCCACCGGTCGTCAGCACCAGGGGCTTTGGAGCTGCTGTGCGAGGTGCCCTGTGGCCCCGGCATGGCCGTGCACTGGACCCAGGCCCCCGGCGGGCTGGAGGCCTACGAGACGCAGGAGGCAGGGGCCCAAGCTTGGCTGAGCAGCAGGAACATGCTGTGGTCCGGGTGCCATCCTGAGGGCTGGTTCCAGTGTCGCCTGGACCCTGGGGGCCACACGACCAACCTCTATGTGGTCCCAGAAATCT GTTCCCCGGCAACGTCGGCTGCCCTGTGGACCAGCAGCTTGGCGCTGGGGCTCCTTCTCCTGGTGTTTCTCGCCTATCACCTGAGGAAACGCTGCCAGCCCACAAGCTGA
- the TPGS1 gene encoding tubulin polyglutamylase complex subunit 1, which produces MAAVEKRRQVVAQATSFTDSGRPGVSRAAATTESEEDFLRQVGVTEMLRAALLKVLEARPEEPIAFLAHYFENMGLRSPVNGGAGEPPGQLLLQQQRLGRALWHLRLAHHSQRTAFNNNVGVAYECLSASGRKKKPGLDGRTYSELLKRICRDGEAPEEVVAPLLRKIQCRDHEAVPLAVFRAGMLTCFVLLEFVARAGALYRLLEDPGLAVADRRLGQAVLDTLEGALQASDDTAPARYLEAGSRLGPDSLALAMDRALVARRPSAPMTREEFLEKAAALFIAKVKPVG; this is translated from the exons ATGGCGGCAGTGGAGAAACGGCGGCAGGTGGTGGCACAGGCAACTAGTTTCACAGACAGCGGCCGGCCGGGGGTGTCCCGAGCGGCGGCGACGACCGAGAGTGAAGAGGACTTCCTGCGACAGGTCGGCGTGACGGAGATGCTACGCGCGGCCCTGCTAAAGGTGTTGGAGGCGCGACCGGAGGAGCCCATCGCCTTTCTGGCGCACTACTTCGAGAACATGGGCCTGCGGTCTCCTGTAAACGGTGGCGCCGGGGAGCCTCCGGGCCAGCTCCTGCTGCAGCAGCAGCGCCTGGGCCGCGCACTGTGGCATCTTCGCCTGGCTCACCACTCCCAGAG GACGGCCTTCAACAACAACGTCGGCGTGGCCTATGAGTGCCTGAGCGCCAGCGGGCGCAAGAAGAAGCCGGGGCTGGACGGGCGCACGTATAGCGAGCTGCTGAAGCGCATCTGCCGCGACGGAGAGGCCCCCGAGGAGGTGGTGGCGCCACTGCTGCGCAAGATCCAGTGCCGGGACCACGAGGCAGTGCCGCTGGCCGTGTTCCGCGCGGGGATGCTCACCTGCTTCGTGCTGCTGGAATTCGTGGCACGCGCGGGCGCCCTCTACCGGCTGCTGGAGGACCCGGGCCTGGCCGTGGCCGACCGCCGCTTGGGCCAGGCAGTGCTGGACACGCTGGAGGGGGCCCTGCAGGCCAGCGACGACACCGCGCCCGCGCGCTACCTGGAGGCGGGCTCGCGCCTGGGGCCCGACAGCCTGGCGCTGGCTATGGACCGCGCGCTGGTGGCCCGGCGACCCAGCGCCCCCATGACCCGGGAGGAGTTCCTGGAGAAGGCCGCCGCCCTCTTCATCGCTAAGGTCAAGCCCGTGGGCTGA
- the CDC34 gene encoding ubiquitin-conjugating enzyme E2 R1, which translates to MARPLVPSSQKALLLELKGLQEEPVEGFRVTLVDEGDLYNWEVAIFGPPNTYYEGGYFKARLKFPIDYPYSPPAFRFLTKMWHPNIYETGDVCISILHPPVDDPQSGELPSERWNPTQNVRTILLSVISLLNEPNTFSPANVDASVMYRKWKESKGKDREYTDIIRKQVLGTKVDAERDGVKVPTTLAEYCVKTKAPAPDEGSDLFYDDYYEDGEAEADSCFGDDEDDSGTEES; encoded by the exons ATGGCCCGGCCGCTGGTGCCCAGCTCACAGAAGGCGTTGTTGCTGGAGCTCAAGGGGCTGCAGGAGGAGCCGGTGGAGGGCTTCCGGGTGACCCTGGTGGACGAGGGCGACCTGTACAACTGGGAGGTGGCCATCTTCGGACCCCCCAACACCTACTACGAGGGCGGCTACTTCAAG GCGCGCCTCAAGTTTCCCATCGACTACCCTTACTCCCCTCCCGCCTTTCGGTTCCTGACCAAGATGTGGCACCCCAACATCTATGAG ACTGGCGACGTTTGCATCTCTATTCTCCACCCTCCAGTGGATGACCCCCAGAGCGGGGAGCTGCCCTCGGAGCGGTGGAACCCCACACAGAACGTCAG GACCATCCTCCTGAGTGTCATCTCCCTCCTCAACGAACCCAACACCTTCTCGCCAGCCAACGTGGACGCCTCTGTGATGTACAGGAAGTGGAAAGAGAGCAAAGGCAAGGACCGCGAGTACACGGACATCATCCG GAAGCAGGTCCTGGGGACCAAGGTGGACGCAGAGCGGGATGGCGTGAAGGTACCCACCACGCTGGCTGAGTACTGCGTGAAGACCAAGGCACCAGCGCCGGACGAGGGCTCAGACCTCTTCTATGACGACTACTACGAGGATGGCGAGGCTGAGGCCGACAGCTGCTTCGGGGACGATGAGGATGACTCAGGCACCGAAGAGTCCTGA